Within bacterium, the genomic segment TTAAATATTTCGGGAAATAGGGTTAGGACATCTATTCTCAATTAAGCATTTCAACCACAACCCTTTTTCCCTTCTTTGCCGCTGCGGCTTGGAGGATTATCCTTATTGATTTGATTATCCTACCCTGCTTGCCTACTATCTTTCCAACATCACTCTCATCCACCTTTATTTCAAGGATGGTTGTCTTTTCGCTTTCCATTTCAGAAAGCTGTACCTTGTCTGGGTTATCAACAAGGGACTTAACGATATACTCAGCTAGTTGTTTCATTTTTATCCTCCTTTTTTGTAAGATTCCACTAATCTTTTTACAGTAGTGGTCAATTGTGCTCCTTTTTTTATCCATTCCTCTATTTTTGAAAGATCAACAAAGGTTGCTTGTTTTGTTTTTGGATGATAAGACCCAAGTTCATCAATTGCCCTTCCATCCCTTCTGGTTTTTTCCTCCATAACCACGATTCTATATGAGGGAGCCTTTTTAGCCCCCATTCTCTTAAGCCTAATCTTTACCATTTTTTAAAAAAATTATAACTAAAGAAGATTATTCCTGTCAAGGGTTAATTTTTCGGTTAAGTCATCTTCCTCCGATTGCCAAAAGCATTTGGTTTGCCAGGTTATTATTTGGGAAAAACTCAAGAATCCTTTTGCAGGTAAGCTTTGCATCCTTGAAATTTCCTGTGTTGTAATAAACGGTTGCCAGGTTTTCTAATGTTTTTATGTTTTTTGGGTCTAGCTTTAAAAGAGCCCTCCAATAATGAATTGTCATTTTTGGATTTTGTTTTTTATGATAAAGAAGCCCAAGGTTGAAATAGGCATCAAGCATATTGTCTACCTTGATTGCCTCCTTGTAATAATTCTCTGCATCCTGCAATGACCCTTTTTGGTCAAACTCTAAAGCAAGATTAT encodes:
- the rpsP gene encoding 30S ribosomal protein S16 — translated: MVKIRLKRMGAKKAPSYRIVVMEEKTRRDGRAIDELGSYHPKTKQATFVDLSKIEEWIKKGAQLTTTVKRLVESYKKGG
- a CDS encoding KH domain-containing protein; protein product: MKQLAEYIVKSLVDNPDKVQLSEMESEKTTILEIKVDESDVGKIVGKQGRIIKSIRIILQAAAAKKGKRVVVEMLN